From a single Rosa rugosa chromosome 7, drRosRugo1.1, whole genome shotgun sequence genomic region:
- the LOC133723458 gene encoding uncharacterized protein LOC133723458 produces MAAKLPLVLFLSSLFIHAALAAFVCEDLPNDVCAFSVSSAGKRCLIETMAKNDGSVEYQCRTSEIVVEGLAEYMETDECVNACGVDRKSVGISSDALLEPQFMGKLCSPNCYQKCPNIVELYFNLAAGEGVFLPDLCERQRSNPRRAMIELMSSGDAAPGPISSEDIHAAPGPASDYFPASSPVPSPAPF; encoded by the exons ATGGCGGCCAAGCTTCCATTGGTTCTCTTCCTCTCCTCCCTCTTCATCCATGCAGCTCTAG CTGCTTTTGTATGTGAGGATTTGCCAAATGATGTTTGCGCATTTTCGGTGTCATCTGCCGGGAAAAGATGTTTAATCGAGACGATGGCAAAGAACGATGGAAGCGTAGAGTACCAGTGCAGGACATCAGAGATTGTGGTTGAGGGTTTGGCCGAGTACATGGAGACAGATGAGTGTGTGAATGCTTGCGGTGTTGATAGAAAGTCCGTCGGAATTTCCTCCGATGCCCTTCTTGAGCCTCAGTTTATGGGCAAGCTTTGCTCTCCCAACTGTTACCAGAAGTGCCCCAACATTGTTGAACTTTACTTCAACTTGGCCGCCGGAGAGG GAGTGTTCTTGCCTGATCTGTGTGAGAGACAACGATCCAACCCTCGCCGTGCCATGATTGAACTGATGAGCTCCGGCGATGCAGCCCCTGGTCCTATTTCATCAGAAGACATACATGCCGCCCCTGGCCCCGCTTCAGATTACTTCCCCGCTTCTTCCCCTGTTCCTTCTCCAGCTCCTTTCTAA